From the genome of Ptychodera flava strain L36383 chromosome 20, AS_Pfla_20210202, whole genome shotgun sequence, one region includes:
- the LOC139120218 gene encoding zinc finger protein 70-like, translating to MELSSNLSAGRIFRPTIVYQCPDLHVAQAPLPRTFPSTCGMFLCSGLQAPLESPSAWWARSPESVYGMRSDYYDPPSYITCNMCLPRFVSDISLSKVELSSRSNHQHVGLPPPFHHRAPPGGKNLPLFGSGLSLGAGNMLPSGENKSDTLERLKEFVSHSQSSEPISITEIAAGDALEESKRCREEKKLTEKKRRFPCPLCDVSCSNNGQLRGHIRVHTGERPFKCDHPTCGRAFARNEELTRHRRIHTGMRPHRCSICEKRFGRKDHLTKHIKTHLKPAEKKTYVCSLFGCGQKYSRSDALARHQWTAHSIKPKSNCRKKGTSQG from the exons ATGGAACTCAGCAGTAACCTGTCTGCGGGTCGGATATTTAGACCGACCATCGTCTACCAGTGCCCAGATCTCCATGTAGCACAGGCGCCGTTGCCTAGAACTTTTCCTTCAACGTGCGGTATGTTCCTCTGCAGCGGCCTCCAGGCACCGCTCGAGAGCCCCTCGGCATGGTGGGCCCGGTCCCCGGAGAGTGTGTATGGCATGAGAAGCGACTACTACGATCCGCCGTCCTACATCACCTGCAATATGTGCCTGCCAAGGTTCGTCTCGGACATTTCTCTGAGTAAGGTTGAGCTATCGAGTCGAAGCAACCACCAGCACGTCGGACTGCCGCCGCCTTTCCACCACCGAGCACCGCCCGGCGGCAAGAACTTACCGCTGTTCGGCTCGGGCCTCTCGCTCGGCGCAGGCAACATGCTACCCAGCGGAGAGAACAAGTCGGACACGCTAGAAAGACTGAAAGAGTTCGTCAGTCACTCACAAAGCTCAGAACCGATATCTATAACAGAAATTGCAGCCGGTGACGCACTCGAAGAAAGCAAGCGGTGCAGAGAAGAGAAGAAATTGACCGAGAAGAAGAGACGTTTTCCCTGTCCTTTGTGTGACGTTTCCTGTTCAAATAATGGCCAACTACGTGGGCATATCAGAGTTCACACAG GAGAGCGACCTTTCAAGTGTGACCACCCGACCTGTGGCCGAGCTTTTGCCAGGAACGAAGAGTTGACCCGCCATCGGCGCATTCACACGGGCATGAGGCCGCACCGTTGCAGCATATGCGAGAAGAGGTTCGGACGAAAGGACCACCTGACGAAGCACATCAAGACCCACCTCAAGCCGGCCGAGAAAAAGACCTACGTCTGCAGCTTGTTCGGCTGTGGACAAAAATACAGCCGCTCCGACGCCCTGGCCAGGCATCAGTGGACTGCACATTCTATAAAGCCAAAGTCAAACTGTCGAAAGAAAGGCACTTCCCAGGGGTAG